In the genome of Altererythrobacter sp. TH136, one region contains:
- a CDS encoding class II aldolase/adducin family protein produces MATANMTQANDDMAPGEWAARVDLAAAYRLVALYRWDDLIFTHLSARVPGPEHHFLINPYDMMFEEITASSLVKIDVDGAPVGKSEHPVNPAGFTIHSAIHMARDDAHAVMHLHTPHGQAVSAMEWGLLPHTQTAMIAAHDVAYHEYEGIATDLEERERLVQDLGTKNAMILRNHGTLAVGDSVGACFVRLYFLERACEAQVHMLAAGRDHLYNPPQGTPEKVEQQSNPKGMGALAQALAWPALLRKLDRIDPSYRN; encoded by the coding sequence ATGGCAACGGCGAACATGACCCAGGCGAACGATGACATGGCACCCGGAGAGTGGGCCGCGCGGGTCGATCTGGCGGCGGCATATCGCCTTGTCGCGCTTTACCGTTGGGATGACTTGATTTTCACGCACCTGTCAGCGCGCGTGCCGGGTCCCGAACATCACTTCCTGATCAACCCGTACGACATGATGTTCGAAGAGATTACCGCATCCTCGCTGGTCAAGATCGATGTCGATGGTGCGCCCGTTGGCAAGAGCGAACATCCGGTCAATCCGGCTGGGTTCACCATCCACTCTGCCATCCATATGGCTCGTGACGATGCGCACGCCGTGATGCACCTGCATACCCCGCACGGTCAGGCCGTATCGGCGATGGAGTGGGGGCTGTTGCCGCACACCCAGACAGCGATGATAGCTGCACACGATGTCGCGTATCACGAGTACGAAGGCATCGCGACAGACCTGGAGGAGCGTGAGCGGCTGGTGCAGGATCTCGGCACCAAAAACGCGATGATCTTGCGCAACCACGGCACTCTCGCTGTGGGGGATAGCGTCGGCGCATGCTTCGTGCGGCTCTATTTCCTGGAGCGGGCATGTGAAGCTCAGGTGCACATGCTCGCCGCGGGGCGGGACCATCTCTACAACCCGCCGCAGGGTACCCCTGAGAAGGTTGAGCAGCAAAGCAATCCGAAGGGCATGGGCGCACTTGCGCAGGCGCTTGCCTGGCCAGCGTTGTTGCGGAAGCTCGACCGCATCGACCCGAGCTACCGCAACTAA
- a CDS encoding CusA/CzcA family heavy metal efflux RND transporter translates to MIERILDAAIRFRWAVVIVTLIVSAYGVTQLLKLPIDAVPDITNKQVQINTVAPNLGPLDMERLVTFPVETAMAGIPGLEGSRSISRNGFSQVTVVFEDDTDLYFARQQVAERLNQAKGALPEGIEPEMGPVSTGLGEVLMYVVDFAPAGTKANPKVPGRPGFQPDGSYQTPEGELLKDDVAKQGYLRSVQDWVIRPQLRSVTGVAGIDSIGGYEKQFVVQPDPARLVSFGVSFTDLAEALEAANVSVGANFVERGGEAFLVRADGRIRTLDEISRATVANRGGVPVRVSDVASVQIGGELRTGSATQNGREVVIGTVLMLAGGNSRIVAAASAERLDQVAKSLPPGVTVKPVLDRSELVDATIGTVEKNLAEGALLVAAVLFWLLGNFRAAIIATLVIPISFLVMGTGMNFTGTSGNLMSLGALDFGLIVDGSIIIIENCLQRLAHRQSQLGRVLTLDERLHEVFEASREMVKPTLYGQAIIFLVFVPLLTFTGVEGKTFSPMAITVLLALAGAFVASLTFVPAMIALLIRGEVAEKEVNAVAWVKERYEPLLKRVISRPWPWIGAGAGTFGAAVLVFMMLGSEFLPVLGEGNLAMQALRIPSTSLNKSTEMQRQVERAVVKLPEVSLVYSKTGTAEVASDPMPVNASDTFIILKPKDEWPDGVDTKDEVIERVEGALEPLIGNAVEISQPIQLRFNELIAGVRGDIAIKVYGDDLEAMGRTAQEIAEVLNTVPGAADVKVEQTAGFPVLDVQFDRDAIARYGLSLQDVSDTVAAAMGGREAGIVFEGDRRYDIVVRLDNFTRNDLDAVGALPVMLSGEDAHRASVPLREVARFNFSEGLNQVSRENGKRRVVVQANVRGNDLGSFVSEAQAKVAEQIKLPPGSFVEWGGQFQNLQAASRTLSLVIPVIFAAIFGILFMALGGIRQSIAVYSAIPLALAGGVFSLLLTGFPFSVSAAVGFIVLSGVTVLNGLVVMTSINQRLDAGRPVDQAIAEGTMERVRAVLMTGIVPAIGFVPMAIATGTGAEVQKPLAIVVIGGLITSTLLTLFVLPAISLLLLRGRQKEHVPGDYSDVTSLGERVVDDNRPARQPA, encoded by the coding sequence ATGATTGAACGAATCCTAGACGCCGCCATCCGATTTCGGTGGGCGGTGGTCATCGTCACGCTGATCGTCTCGGCTTACGGGGTGACGCAGCTCCTCAAGCTGCCGATCGATGCAGTGCCGGACATCACCAATAAGCAGGTGCAGATCAACACAGTCGCGCCCAACCTTGGCCCGCTCGACATGGAGCGGCTGGTTACATTTCCGGTCGAAACCGCGATGGCCGGTATACCCGGTCTCGAAGGTTCACGATCGATCTCGCGCAACGGTTTCAGCCAGGTAACCGTTGTCTTCGAAGACGACACCGATCTCTACTTCGCGCGTCAGCAAGTCGCGGAACGACTGAACCAGGCGAAAGGCGCGTTGCCTGAGGGCATCGAGCCGGAGATGGGTCCGGTCTCGACCGGGCTCGGTGAAGTGCTGATGTACGTCGTCGACTTTGCTCCTGCAGGCACCAAAGCGAACCCAAAAGTGCCGGGTCGACCGGGATTTCAGCCCGACGGCTCCTACCAGACTCCCGAAGGCGAGCTCCTCAAAGACGATGTGGCCAAGCAGGGCTACTTACGCTCGGTCCAAGACTGGGTAATCCGGCCCCAGCTACGCTCGGTGACGGGTGTAGCCGGCATCGACTCGATCGGTGGTTACGAAAAGCAGTTCGTCGTCCAGCCTGATCCAGCAAGGTTGGTGAGCTTTGGGGTTTCCTTTACCGACCTCGCCGAGGCACTCGAGGCAGCAAATGTTTCGGTCGGCGCTAACTTCGTCGAACGCGGCGGAGAGGCGTTCCTCGTGCGGGCAGATGGCCGCATCCGCACTCTCGATGAAATATCCCGGGCAACGGTCGCCAATCGCGGCGGTGTGCCGGTTAGAGTAAGCGACGTCGCTTCCGTCCAGATTGGCGGAGAGCTCCGCACCGGATCCGCTACCCAGAACGGCAGGGAAGTGGTCATCGGCACGGTGCTTATGCTTGCCGGGGGCAACAGCCGGATTGTAGCTGCAGCTTCCGCCGAACGACTGGATCAAGTCGCAAAATCGCTTCCGCCGGGGGTGACCGTCAAGCCGGTGCTAGATCGATCCGAGCTGGTCGATGCGACCATTGGCACGGTCGAAAAGAACCTCGCCGAAGGTGCTCTTCTAGTTGCCGCTGTGTTGTTCTGGCTGCTCGGCAATTTCCGAGCCGCGATCATTGCGACGCTGGTGATCCCGATCTCGTTCCTGGTCATGGGCACCGGAATGAACTTCACAGGCACATCCGGCAACTTGATGAGCCTAGGGGCGCTCGATTTCGGCCTGATCGTCGATGGCTCAATCATCATCATCGAAAACTGCCTGCAACGCTTGGCGCATCGCCAAAGTCAATTGGGCCGCGTGCTCACGCTTGATGAGCGTCTGCATGAAGTGTTCGAAGCATCACGTGAGATGGTCAAGCCGACCCTTTATGGGCAGGCAATCATCTTCCTCGTCTTTGTTCCGCTGCTCACCTTCACGGGCGTGGAAGGCAAGACCTTCTCGCCAATGGCGATCACCGTCCTGCTGGCTCTCGCCGGTGCGTTCGTGGCCTCCCTTACTTTCGTGCCAGCAATGATCGCCCTGCTCATCCGCGGCGAAGTTGCCGAGAAGGAAGTGAACGCCGTTGCGTGGGTCAAGGAGCGCTACGAGCCTCTGCTCAAGCGCGTCATTTCTCGGCCGTGGCCTTGGATCGGGGCTGGCGCCGGCACTTTCGGGGCAGCGGTGCTGGTTTTTATGATGCTCGGAAGCGAGTTCCTTCCGGTGCTTGGTGAAGGGAACCTGGCAATGCAGGCTCTTCGCATCCCTTCGACCTCGCTTAACAAGTCGACCGAGATGCAGCGCCAAGTAGAGCGCGCCGTGGTCAAACTACCAGAAGTGTCGCTTGTTTACTCCAAGACGGGCACTGCCGAAGTGGCAAGCGATCCGATGCCCGTGAATGCGTCGGATACCTTTATCATCCTCAAGCCCAAGGATGAGTGGCCCGACGGTGTCGATACGAAGGATGAAGTCATTGAACGTGTCGAGGGGGCGTTGGAGCCTCTTATCGGAAACGCCGTAGAAATCAGCCAGCCGATCCAGCTGCGCTTCAACGAGCTCATCGCAGGTGTGCGAGGCGATATCGCCATAAAGGTCTATGGCGATGATCTCGAAGCCATGGGACGAACGGCCCAGGAAATCGCTGAGGTGCTCAACACCGTCCCAGGCGCAGCCGACGTAAAGGTTGAGCAGACGGCAGGATTCCCCGTGCTCGACGTGCAATTCGATCGCGATGCGATCGCTCGTTACGGGCTCAGTCTTCAGGACGTAAGCGACACAGTCGCGGCGGCTATGGGCGGGCGCGAAGCAGGGATCGTGTTCGAGGGTGATCGGCGATACGACATCGTTGTTCGTCTCGATAACTTCACCCGCAACGATCTCGACGCGGTCGGTGCGCTTCCAGTAATGCTCTCTGGCGAAGACGCGCACCGTGCTTCGGTGCCGTTACGCGAGGTAGCCCGCTTCAACTTTTCGGAAGGGCTCAACCAGGTCAGCCGTGAAAACGGAAAACGCCGGGTGGTCGTGCAGGCTAACGTGCGCGGCAACGATCTGGGCTCGTTCGTTTCCGAAGCGCAGGCCAAGGTCGCCGAGCAGATCAAGTTGCCGCCGGGCAGCTTCGTCGAATGGGGCGGACAGTTCCAGAATCTGCAGGCGGCTTCCCGGACCCTGTCGCTTGTCATCCCGGTCATCTTCGCGGCAATCTTCGGCATCCTGTTCATGGCGCTTGGAGGTATCCGTCAGTCTATCGCGGTTTATTCGGCCATCCCGCTTGCGTTGGCCGGGGGTGTGTTCTCGCTGTTGCTAACCGGGTTCCCCTTCTCGGTGTCTGCTGCCGTGGGGTTCATCGTGTTGTCCGGCGTGACGGTGCTGAACGGGCTCGTTGTGATGACCAGCATCAATCAGCGGCTCGACGCAGGGCGGCCGGTGGATCAGGCCATTGCGGAAGGCACCATGGAGCGCGTTCGTGCGGTGCTGATGACCGGCATCGTCCCTGCAATAGGATTCGTGCCAATGGCGATTGCCACCGGCACTGGCGCGGAAGTGCAGAAGCCGCTGGCGATCGTCGTCATTGGCGGACTGATCACTTCAACCTTGCTAACTCTCTTCGTCTTGCCCGCAATCAGTCTCCTGTTGCTGCGCGGCCGCCAAAAGGAGCACGTGCCTGGGGACTACAGCGATGTGACTTCGCTGGGCGAGCGGGTGGTCGACGACAATAGACCCGCAAGGCAGCCAGCATGA
- a CDS encoding efflux RND transporter periplasmic adaptor subunit has translation MELLKNDNRRFALAAAGALAFTAGGILLGQTLFDTSPDAAEPAGEAGEHGEAEENHGPEGFVAIDGARAQAAGIITEIVRSGGLGSEIIAQGVVAATPEGESVLTARADGTVVRINRRLGDYVNAGQAVAVMESREASSIASERSAAAARLALARSTYDREKRLYDAKVTARQDLEGAQAALAEAQAEVRRTQAAAGAARVSGDGRTLSVVSLVSGQVTKSDAKLGAFVAAGTELFRVANPNSVQINASVLPADAARIRPGVVAVLELPGGNTRSATVRSITPGLDPESRSLTAVLQPAGVAGLSQGQGLRVRIRSGEDGDGRITLPEEAVQSVEGRDVVFMKTAKGFQATNVATGQRSGGRIEVVSGLRPGVTIATRNAFLLKAELGKGEAEH, from the coding sequence ATGGAACTGCTCAAAAACGATAATCGCCGTTTCGCTCTCGCGGCGGCGGGGGCACTTGCGTTCACAGCCGGAGGCATTCTTCTTGGCCAGACCCTGTTCGACACCTCTCCGGACGCTGCAGAACCGGCAGGCGAAGCGGGTGAGCATGGCGAAGCGGAGGAAAACCACGGTCCTGAAGGGTTCGTCGCGATTGACGGGGCTCGCGCTCAAGCTGCCGGCATAATCACCGAAATCGTTCGCAGCGGCGGGCTCGGCTCCGAGATCATTGCCCAGGGCGTGGTTGCGGCGACCCCGGAGGGGGAGTCAGTTTTGACCGCACGCGCTGATGGAACAGTTGTGCGCATCAACCGCCGCTTGGGTGACTACGTCAACGCCGGGCAGGCGGTGGCAGTGATGGAAAGCCGCGAGGCCTCTTCGATAGCGTCAGAGCGCAGCGCCGCCGCTGCGCGGCTGGCGTTGGCGAGGTCGACCTACGACCGCGAGAAGCGTCTATACGATGCCAAGGTAACCGCGCGCCAAGATCTGGAAGGGGCACAAGCGGCGTTGGCTGAAGCCCAAGCCGAGGTCAGGCGGACTCAGGCTGCGGCCGGCGCCGCCAGGGTGAGCGGGGACGGTCGCACGCTATCCGTCGTTAGCTTAGTCTCTGGCCAGGTCACCAAGAGCGACGCCAAGCTGGGCGCATTCGTCGCTGCCGGGACCGAGTTGTTCCGCGTCGCGAACCCGAACAGCGTCCAGATCAATGCTTCCGTCTTGCCCGCCGATGCTGCGCGCATCCGTCCCGGTGTAGTGGCCGTTCTCGAATTGCCGGGCGGTAATACCCGCAGCGCAACAGTCCGCTCAATCACGCCTGGGCTCGATCCGGAGAGCCGTAGCCTTACTGCGGTACTGCAACCAGCTGGCGTAGCTGGGCTCAGCCAAGGCCAGGGTTTGCGTGTGCGAATCCGGTCGGGGGAGGACGGCGACGGGCGCATCACTTTGCCCGAAGAAGCTGTCCAGTCGGTCGAAGGCCGAGACGTCGTGTTCATGAAGACCGCCAAAGGGTTCCAGGCCACGAACGTAGCTACAGGCCAGCGCAGCGGCGGCCGGATCGAAGTCGTTAGTGGGCTACGTCCCGGCGTCACAATCGCCACGAGAAACGCTTTCTTGCTCAAAGCCGAACTCGGCAAGGGCGAGGCGGAGCACTAG
- a CDS encoding TolC family protein, with amino-acid sequence MLRRWCVSLFASALVIPVSSALAEPVTLGQALDKSLQASPRIVRAQAQLRAAEARAIQARLRPNPELELELENFAGTGPYDVFRQTETTLAVSQEFELGGERRARRGVAAAELSFAQLSLRKAEVDLAYDVAAAHAELRAAEERAVLARSNITRAEELSRVAGLLVDAGRDPPLRKLRADALLAEARAEALRTFGQLLTARRRLGLLIATDDPELSASGSDVPPTGSLPPEAASLDERLAAAERDTSTARIALARAEGMPNITASGGVRRFEETGDHALVMGVSVPLPFKRSVRSGVPIATAERDAAEAAVLQARLDTAFTRREAENLLAAAHERVTALSGAGLREATEALRVAELGYRAGKFPLLELIEAQEALNRARLAVIDAQLDRALALAALARANAQ; translated from the coding sequence ATGTTACGACGTTGGTGCGTCTCGCTTTTCGCGAGTGCGCTTGTCATTCCGGTCAGTTCAGCCCTCGCTGAGCCGGTCACCCTCGGCCAAGCGCTGGACAAGAGCCTGCAAGCTTCGCCACGAATTGTTCGAGCCCAGGCGCAACTTCGCGCGGCCGAGGCACGCGCGATCCAGGCTAGACTGCGTCCAAACCCTGAGCTCGAGCTAGAGCTGGAAAACTTTGCCGGCACCGGCCCCTACGACGTCTTTCGGCAAACCGAGACGACGCTGGCGGTTTCGCAGGAATTCGAACTCGGTGGCGAGCGTCGAGCGAGGCGGGGGGTCGCCGCCGCCGAGCTAAGCTTTGCTCAGCTGTCGCTACGAAAGGCCGAGGTTGATCTAGCTTACGATGTCGCGGCGGCGCATGCCGAGCTACGCGCGGCCGAGGAACGCGCAGTATTAGCTCGAAGCAACATCACGCGCGCCGAAGAGCTGTCCAGGGTAGCCGGGCTGCTGGTCGATGCTGGGCGTGACCCGCCGCTTCGCAAGTTGCGCGCCGATGCCCTGCTGGCCGAAGCACGCGCTGAAGCGCTCCGAACCTTCGGCCAACTCTTGACGGCCCGTCGGCGCCTTGGGCTTCTGATTGCCACCGACGATCCCGAGTTGTCGGCGTCTGGCAGCGATGTCCCTCCTACCGGCTCGCTACCTCCTGAAGCGGCGAGTCTCGACGAACGATTGGCTGCCGCTGAACGCGACACAAGCACCGCGCGGATCGCACTGGCGCGCGCAGAAGGTATGCCAAACATCACCGCGTCTGGCGGCGTGCGGCGGTTCGAAGAGACCGGTGACCATGCGCTGGTAATGGGTGTTTCGGTTCCCCTCCCGTTCAAGCGCTCGGTCCGATCCGGTGTGCCGATCGCTACCGCCGAACGGGACGCTGCCGAAGCCGCAGTGCTCCAAGCCCGGCTTGATACGGCCTTCACCCGACGCGAAGCAGAAAATTTGCTCGCTGCGGCTCACGAGCGTGTGACTGCCTTGTCTGGCGCCGGCCTTCGCGAGGCGACCGAAGCTCTACGCGTTGCAGAGCTGGGTTACCGTGCGGGCAAGTTCCCGCTGCTTGAACTTATCGAAGCCCAGGAAGCATTGAACCGCGCACGGCTGGCAGTGATCGATGCCCAACTTGACCGTGCTCTTGCCTTGGCAGCGCTTGCTCGCGCCAACGCTCAGTAG
- a CDS encoding isoprenylcysteine carboxylmethyltransferase family protein, with the protein MPIALLVFFATFFALAFFWPTFRLWRRDGVNALVLPYDDTAYGLVGKWFRATLIAVFALLIALSLGLPDRVLGQLRWLEQSALQKAGWALLILSLVWIVAAQAQMGASWRIGIDKDTPTPLVTRGIFARSRNPIFLGMRASLLGLLLVLPSGMTLAIFLLGEVLMQVQVRLEETHLLGLHGNSFEQYRQSVRRWF; encoded by the coding sequence ATGCCTATCGCGCTCCTGGTCTTTTTCGCGACTTTCTTTGCCTTGGCATTTTTCTGGCCAACCTTTCGCCTGTGGCGACGCGACGGGGTGAACGCCCTGGTCTTGCCATATGATGACACGGCCTATGGTCTCGTCGGGAAGTGGTTTCGTGCGACGCTCATTGCGGTATTCGCTTTGTTGATCGCGCTTTCGCTGGGACTTCCTGACCGAGTGCTCGGGCAATTGCGCTGGTTGGAGCAATCCGCACTTCAGAAAGCCGGCTGGGCCCTGCTCATATTGTCGCTGGTCTGGATAGTGGCAGCGCAGGCTCAGATGGGCGCTTCCTGGCGCATAGGGATCGACAAGGATACGCCGACGCCGTTGGTCACGCGCGGGATATTCGCGCGCAGTCGCAACCCCATCTTTTTGGGCATGCGGGCAAGCTTGCTTGGCCTCCTCCTGGTCCTTCCCAGCGGGATGACACTGGCAATATTCTTGCTCGGCGAGGTGCTGATGCAGGTGCAAGTTCGCCTCGAGGAGACGCATCTCTTGGGCCTCCACGGAAACAGCTTCGAACAGTATCGCCAATCTGTGCGACGCTGGTTTTGA
- a CDS encoding cation transporter: MSGSCSGGGCATESGLNDPRWRRALWIALVINAGMFALELVAGVSADSRALMADALDFLGDAANYAISLVVAGMALVWRARAALLKGVTLIALGLWVLGSTAYAAVLGASPHAGTMGLIGVLALVANVGVALMLYRFRSGDANMRSVWICSRNDAIGNVAVVAAAAGVFGTGTAWPDLVVAAILATLGLSGGFQIIRQARGELADTARPHAHPAE, from the coding sequence GTGAGTGGGAGTTGTTCGGGTGGCGGATGCGCCACCGAAAGCGGACTGAATGATCCACGCTGGCGTCGGGCGCTGTGGATCGCTCTGGTCATCAATGCAGGCATGTTCGCCTTAGAACTGGTCGCTGGTGTTAGCGCCGATTCGCGTGCGTTGATGGCGGACGCTCTCGATTTTCTGGGCGATGCGGCGAACTACGCCATCAGCCTAGTCGTTGCCGGGATGGCTTTGGTCTGGCGTGCCCGCGCTGCTCTGCTCAAGGGCGTCACGCTTATCGCGCTGGGTCTGTGGGTGCTGGGAAGTACCGCTTATGCCGCGGTGCTAGGAGCATCGCCTCATGCGGGGACGATGGGCCTGATCGGCGTTTTGGCCTTGGTGGCAAATGTTGGCGTCGCATTGATGCTGTACCGCTTTCGCTCTGGCGACGCGAATATGCGCTCGGTTTGGATTTGCTCGCGTAACGACGCGATCGGCAACGTCGCGGTCGTGGCGGCGGCGGCTGGTGTGTTTGGAACCGGGACCGCCTGGCCCGATCTCGTAGTGGCAGCAATTTTGGCGACGCTTGGCCTCTCCGGCGGGTTCCAGATTATTCGGCAAGCGCGCGGCGAGCTAGCGGACACCGCGCGGCCTCACGCGCACCCTGCGGAGTAA
- a CDS encoding helix-turn-helix domain-containing protein, producing MGLTIGQMSKATGVKPVTIRFYEKNGLLKTPSRRDNNYRAYGQDDLDRLSFIRRARKLGFSLEQIAALLTLSDSKGQDCSSVDRIAREHLSEVERKLADLNALRRELQSVVSSCAGGSVGDCRIIEALAPKN from the coding sequence ATGGGTTTGACGATCGGCCAGATGAGCAAGGCGACCGGCGTGAAGCCGGTCACCATTCGGTTTTACGAGAAGAATGGCTTGCTTAAGACGCCCAGCCGCAGGGACAACAATTACCGGGCGTATGGGCAGGACGACCTTGATAGGCTTTCATTCATTCGGCGTGCCAGGAAGCTAGGTTTTAGCCTCGAGCAGATCGCCGCGCTCCTGACATTATCAGACAGCAAAGGTCAGGACTGTTCGAGTGTGGACCGCATTGCGCGTGAGCACCTCTCCGAAGTGGAGCGAAAGCTCGCGGACCTTAATGCCCTTCGTCGTGAGCTACAGTCAGTGGTCTCGTCGTGCGCAGGAGGATCGGTAGGCGACTGCCGGATCATTGAGGCGCTCGCGCCCAAGAATTAG
- a CDS encoding YnfA family protein gives MSAFAYIGAALAEIAGCFAFWAWLRMDKSQWWLVPGVLSLALFAYLLTLVDAEHAGRTYAAYGGVYIVAAVAWLWVVEGATPDRWDMTGAAVCLVGAAIILFGPRPL, from the coding sequence ATGTCAGCATTTGCCTACATCGGAGCCGCACTGGCCGAAATTGCGGGCTGCTTCGCTTTCTGGGCTTGGCTCCGAATGGACAAGTCGCAGTGGTGGCTTGTGCCTGGAGTGCTGTCATTGGCGCTTTTCGCGTATCTGCTGACGCTTGTTGATGCGGAGCACGCTGGGCGCACGTATGCGGCTTATGGAGGCGTCTATATCGTCGCTGCGGTGGCGTGGTTGTGGGTGGTTGAAGGAGCGACGCCAGACCGCTGGGATATGACAGGCGCTGCAGTGTGCCTAGTGGGTGCAGCAATAATCCTCTTCGGACCCCGCCCTCTGTAG
- a CDS encoding bleomycin resistance protein, which yields MDQVTPNLPSRDFESTSSFYSRLGFIEGWRDDGWMVLTRDSLTLEFFPHPELNPADSWFSCCLRLDDLSGFYALCTEAGVPEQCWGHPRVQPPQKEDSGLTIAALIDPDGTLLRLIQN from the coding sequence TTGGATCAAGTAACGCCCAACCTGCCATCGAGAGATTTTGAGTCGACCTCGTCGTTCTACTCGCGTCTTGGTTTCATCGAAGGGTGGAGAGATGACGGCTGGATGGTATTGACGCGGGACAGCCTCACCCTAGAATTCTTCCCTCATCCGGAGCTAAATCCTGCGGATAGCTGGTTCAGCTGCTGCCTTCGGCTGGATGATCTATCGGGTTTCTACGCCCTGTGCACAGAGGCTGGTGTGCCTGAGCAGTGTTGGGGACATCCGCGTGTTCAGCCTCCGCAGAAGGAAGACAGCGGGCTTACCATCGCAGCGCTTATCGATCCTGACGGCACCCTCCTGCGCCTTATTCAAAATTGA